One Bacillota bacterium genomic region harbors:
- a CDS encoding FAD-dependent oxidoreductase, producing MSLKVLIVGGVAGGASAAARLRRLDESAQIVLFEKDEHISFANCGLPYYIGDVIKKRDNLLVQTPEGMRERFNVDVRVRSEVKRILRETHEVEVYDHATGGTYLEPYDKLILSPGATPFKPGIPGLDSPNVFTLRNIPDMDAIKDFIDQSNPETAVVVGAGFIGLEVAENLYQRGINVFLVELADRVLPMLDFEMSAIVHKHLLDKGLYVIVNNGVRALYHNSGQTLVELSDGQTLSADMVVLGLGVRPEVTLAKGAGLELGVTGGIAVDEYLRTSDPDIYAIGDAIEVKDFVSGNPALIPLAGPANKQGRIVANNICGREDKYTSTQGTAILKVFDVAAAATGLSENALQRYGMPYKKSIIHESSHAYYYPGASSLSVKTLFEPGSGKILGAQVVGGGGVDKTIDAFSIAMRAGMTVFDLEKLELSYAPPFSNAKTPVNIAGYVSANILRGDCDVFYWDDIEKIDFNKSILLDVRTPFEFKRVGTIEGAINIPVDKLRHQISELPKDKDIYVFCQVGLRAYVACRMLMQYGYKVKNLSGGYSTYRVASSIGSKK from the coding sequence ATGTCACTAAAAGTTCTAATAGTAGGTGGAGTTGCAGGTGGGGCAAGTGCCGCCGCCAGACTTAGGCGATTAGATGAGAGCGCGCAGATTGTTCTTTTCGAAAAGGATGAACATATATCGTTTGCTAATTGCGGTCTTCCCTATTATATAGGAGACGTTATAAAAAAGCGGGACAACCTGCTTGTCCAAACTCCTGAGGGAATGCGCGAGCGCTTTAATGTAGATGTTAGAGTTCGAAGTGAAGTAAAGCGAATACTGCGCGAGACGCACGAGGTTGAAGTCTATGACCATGCTACCGGTGGGACTTATCTTGAACCGTACGATAAGCTTATCCTGTCACCCGGGGCGACCCCATTTAAGCCAGGCATTCCCGGTCTGGACAGTCCAAACGTCTTTACACTTCGAAATATCCCGGACATGGATGCAATCAAGGACTTCATCGACCAATCCAATCCAGAAACGGCGGTTGTAGTCGGGGCGGGATTTATTGGGTTAGAAGTCGCTGAAAACCTATACCAGCGGGGTATAAATGTGTTTCTAGTCGAGCTTGCCGATCGTGTTTTGCCGATGCTTGATTTTGAGATGTCGGCGATAGTGCACAAACATCTTCTAGATAAAGGCCTATATGTTATCGTAAACAACGGTGTCCGAGCGCTTTACCACAATAGCGGGCAGACATTAGTCGAATTGAGCGATGGTCAAACACTGTCTGCTGACATGGTTGTCCTAGGTCTCGGTGTTCGTCCCGAGGTGACGCTTGCTAAAGGGGCAGGCTTAGAATTGGGGGTGACCGGCGGAATTGCAGTCGATGAGTACCTGAGAACCTCAGATCCGGATATATATGCAATTGGCGATGCAATTGAGGTAAAAGACTTTGTTAGCGGAAATCCAGCTCTTATCCCTCTTGCCGGACCTGCCAACAAACAGGGCAGGATTGTTGCAAACAATATTTGCGGTAGGGAAGACAAATACACCTCAACCCAGGGCACTGCCATACTAAAAGTTTTTGATGTGGCCGCTGCGGCAACAGGTTTAAGCGAAAATGCACTTCAAAGATACGGCATGCCGTATAAAAAGTCGATAATCCACGAAAGCTCACATGCCTATTATTATCCAGGCGCTAGTTCGTTGTCAGTTAAAACGCTTTTTGAACCAGGGAGCGGGAAGATCCTTGGCGCCCAGGTTGTCGGAGGCGGGGGTGTTGACAAGACCATTGACGCATTCTCGATTGCAATGAGGGCAGGCATGACAGTTTTTGACCTTGAAAAACTCGAGCTCTCATATGCGCCGCCTTTTTCAAACGCAAAGACTCCAGTAAATATCGCTGGGTATGTATCCGCAAACATACTGCGCGGTGATTGCGATGTGTTCTATTGGGACGATATCGAGAAAATTGATTTTAACAAAAGCATTTTGCTGGATGTACGCACTCCATTTGAATTCAAAAGGGTCGGAACTATTGAAGGGGCCATCAACATTCCGGTTGATAAATTGAGGCATCAAATTAGCGAGCTCCCTAAGGATAAGGATATATATGTGTTTTGTCAGGTAGGGCTTAGAGCATATGTTGCCTGCAGGATGCTTATGCAATATGGATATAAAGTCAAAAACTTAAGTGGCGGTTATTCGACATATAGGGTTGCTAGTAGTATAGGAAGTAAGAAGTAA
- a CDS encoding NAD(P)H-hydrate dehydratase: MRVATSAEMLKIEEQAESLFGLSVSLLMERAGQAVAEEAQRMLPEPGKVLIVCGKGNNGGDGFVASRHLSRSGYEVSVFSLAKRDDFPPAARDAFDKIPPEVRLITEPDLALLDKELVDCELVIDAIFGFSLKGAVRGIASEVIEHINASNKTVLSVDMPSGLEADTGRVLGAGIVANVTVTFTAPKVGMFLQPGAQYVGEIIVADIGIPESLVNEYSSFRQLDREDVYELFPAREISAHKKSVGQVLVIAGSQGMPGAAALIGRAAYKMGAGLVAFAPPQSITPILNGALIEAIAWPQAESATGVLSISAYESLLAVSNNYDVVAIGPGLALADESIELIHKLVSNIEKPMVVDASALTAIAKNTNVLKNRRAETVITPHPGEMARLFGVSTAQILDDTVGFAKRASDEFGAVTVLKGSRTIISKSTESTINTTGNPGLATAGTGDVLTGFIAALIGQGLDGYNAASVAVYLHGLAADIAAEDISEYCLMASDVIDYLPEAIGWVLG, translated from the coding sequence TTGCGGGTAGCTACAAGCGCTGAGATGCTTAAAATAGAAGAGCAGGCAGAATCATTGTTCGGCTTAAGTGTTAGCTTGCTTATGGAAAGAGCCGGACAAGCTGTGGCTGAGGAAGCCCAGAGAATGTTGCCTGAGCCAGGAAAAGTGCTAATTGTATGCGGTAAAGGCAACAATGGCGGCGATGGTTTTGTCGCCTCAAGACATTTAAGTCGGTCAGGATATGAAGTTTCCGTATTTTCTCTTGCCAAACGGGATGATTTCCCTCCAGCGGCAAGAGATGCGTTCGACAAAATTCCCCCAGAAGTAAGGCTGATTACTGAGCCCGACCTTGCTCTCCTTGATAAAGAGCTAGTAGATTGCGAGCTTGTTATAGATGCTATCTTCGGATTTAGTTTAAAAGGTGCGGTCAGGGGAATAGCTTCTGAAGTCATCGAACATATAAACGCTTCAAACAAGACAGTTCTTTCGGTTGATATGCCATCTGGGCTTGAGGCAGATACTGGAAGAGTTCTTGGTGCTGGTATTGTAGCTAACGTTACGGTAACGTTTACCGCTCCCAAAGTTGGCATGTTTCTTCAACCGGGGGCTCAGTATGTAGGCGAAATCATAGTTGCTGATATCGGCATACCTGAAAGCTTGGTAAATGAATATAGTAGTTTTAGGCAGCTCGATAGAGAAGATGTCTATGAGCTTTTTCCGGCAAGAGAGATAAGCGCGCATAAGAAATCAGTCGGGCAGGTTTTGGTAATCGCTGGATCGCAAGGCATGCCGGGCGCGGCTGCTCTTATCGGGCGGGCGGCATATAAAATGGGTGCAGGGTTGGTTGCATTTGCGCCGCCTCAGAGTATTACCCCCATTCTTAACGGTGCCTTGATTGAGGCAATTGCATGGCCGCAGGCTGAGAGCGCTACCGGCGTCTTATCCATTAGCGCGTATGAATCGCTATTAGCTGTTTCAAACAATTATGATGTGGTGGCGATAGGGCCAGGTTTGGCGCTGGCTGATGAATCGATAGAACTGATACACAAACTTGTTTCTAATATAGAAAAACCTATGGTTGTAGATGCATCCGCTCTTACGGCCATAGCTAAAAATACTAATGTTTTAAAAAATCGGCGGGCGGAAACAGTAATAACGCCGCATCCGGGTGAGATGGCTCGCCTCTTTGGAGTATCAACTGCACAGATATTGGATGATACGGTCGGCTTTGCAAAAAGAGCATCTGATGAGTTTGGGGCAGTTACTGTTCTTAAAGGCTCAAGGACAATAATCAGTAAATCGACTGAATCAACAATCAATACTACGGGCAATCCCGGCCTAGCTACTGCCGGTACCGGTGATGTGCTTACCGGATTTATTGCTGCCCTTATCGGCCAGGGACTCGATGGATATAATGCAGCCTCTGTTGCGGTATACTTACATGGGCTTGCGGCAGATATTGCAGCTGAGGATATCAGTGAATATTGCCTGATGGCGTCAGATGTTATCGATTATTTGCCTGAGGCCATAGGATGGGTACTGGGCTAG
- the acpS gene encoding holo-ACP synthase, with translation MIKGIGIDIVEVTRIEQAISRRKRFAERVFTESERQYCLSKRRPHLHFAVRFAAKEAAVKALGTGMRGFKWTDFEIRRDKWGRPYLCLSGNAATVAREKGICDIFISLSFSRESAIAQAIAIGTE, from the coding sequence ATGATCAAAGGAATTGGCATCGATATTGTCGAAGTAACCCGTATAGAGCAGGCAATAAGCCGGCGTAAAAGATTCGCTGAGCGTGTATTTACTGAATCCGAGAGGCAATATTGTCTAAGTAAACGCCGCCCCCATTTGCACTTTGCAGTTCGGTTTGCAGCAAAAGAGGCCGCAGTTAAGGCGCTAGGTACTGGGATGAGGGGCTTCAAATGGACTGATTTTGAGATCCGTCGGGATAAATGGGGCAGACCTTATCTTTGTTTGAGTGGGAACGCCGCGACAGTGGCAAGAGAGAAAGGCATCTGTGATATATTTATCAGTCTGTCCTTTAGCCGCGAATCGGCGATAGCCCAAGCGATAGCCATAGGAACGGAGTAG
- a CDS encoding CBS domain-containing protein, whose translation MRAKEIMTKNPITFTPDMPVKEAAKILAEKDIGGAPVLDEDGRLIGIVSESDLIIQDVRLRFPTYIEIFDGYLYSPISFSRFEEEFRKAVGAKVGDVMTVDVVTVDEDVTIEDVATLMTEKDISRIPVMSADRVVGIITKGDIVRAISKS comes from the coding sequence ATGCGTGCGAAAGAAATAATGACAAAAAATCCTATTACTTTTACGCCAGATATGCCGGTGAAAGAGGCGGCAAAGATTCTGGCCGAAAAAGATATCGGCGGGGCACCGGTTCTTGATGAAGATGGCCGTTTAATTGGTATAGTATCCGAGAGCGATTTGATAATACAGGATGTTCGGCTTCGTTTCCCGACGTATATTGAGATATTTGACGGCTACCTCTACTCACCTATAAGTTTCAGTCGCTTTGAGGAAGAGTTCAGAAAAGCGGTAGGGGCTAAGGTTGGGGATGTAATGACAGTTGATGTTGTTACAGTCGATGAAGACGTAACCATAGAGGATGTCGCTACGTTAATGACCGAAAAGGATATAAGCCGCATACCGGTTATGTCCGCTGATAGGGTAGTTGGAATAATAACGAAAGGCGACATAGTAAGGGCAATCAGCAAGAGCTAA